The Pirellulaceae bacterium genome segment GTACGATCTGCGAGTGTTTCAGGGTCGAATGCTTCGGCTTCTCCTCGAGCAACTTCGAGCACCTCTTCTGGAAAGCCATCGGGTAAGCAGAACTGGCGGAGGACGGTCAACGTATCGACCCCCGGTTGGCCATGTTTTCCCAAAACCTCGGTGATCACTCCCTCGCCCGGCTGCGTCGAGGACGGGTAGCGGATCAACTCGATGACCACTTTATCGTCTGGCTGGGCATTCTTGGCCCCCGGATCACCGACCGCAATTGGTGCAGGGAATTCGCCGCCATCGATTTGCACCAACCCAACCTCAGAACGTTCGAAATAAGTGCCGACGAACTGTTTGACTCCCCGTTCGACGACTTGCAGGATTTCGCCGCTGATTTTAGAGCCGCCTTGACTTGTTCGCCGGCGACTGGTGCGCACACGGACAAGGTCACCCGTGGCCGCATCTTTGGTCTTTACGGCCGGAATAAAGATGTCGTCGGCGCGGCCCATGGCACGCTTCGTGCCCTTGGGGCGGACGAATCCGTAACCGGCATAGTTGCGTCGAAAGGTCCCGAGCACTTCATCAGTGCGTTGGCTGCCTGCGCCTTCGACCAAATGGTTCTTGCCGTAGCGAAGTTCACCTCGCTTGGCCAACTTTTTGATCGCTCGCTTCAAGTCCTGATGTTGCGACTTGTGGATGCCGATTTGTTTCGCGATGACGCGAGGTTTTACCGGTCGGTAGTTGGGACGACTGATATGGCGTAGGACGAGACGTTCTAGATCCTGGGCGCTCATTTGGCCTCCTAGTGACGGGTTCCCTGATGACTGGCCCCCTGATGACTGGCCCTCTGATGACTGGCCCCCTGATGACTGGCCCCCTGATGACTGGCCCCCTGATGACTGGCCCCCCTAATGACTGCTGGCGATCGTCACCATCTTGGGGGAGGTATTTATGGAGCCTTGAACAGCTTGCGACCAAGGTGCGGATGATAGGTGGTCCAAGCACTGCCTTCGTTTGGATCGTCTCGCATCAATTGGTCGAAGTTGTGCACTTTCGCATCAAGGTCATCCAGATAGTGTAGGACCAAAGCTTCCATTGTCATGGGGACTTTTGGGCTTCCGTATTCTAATTTTCCATGATGGCTGACGATCATATGCTTTAGCTGCATTGCCAAGCCGGCAGGGAATTCTTCACCGGACAATTCGGACACCTCTTGCAGCTTGCGATCGAGAATTGTGACGCCTTGGACCAGGTGCCCCACCATTTGGCCCTCATCCGAATATCCGAGCGCTTTGTCGTAGGTTAATTCGTCGATCTTTCCAATGTCGTGAAGAAACGTTCCCATGACCAACAGGTCATGGTCAACCTGAGGGTAATGCGGACATACTGATTCCACGACTCGAATCAGATGCACGACATGTTCCAGCAGGCCACCCGGATAGGCATGGTGGTGTTTGATACCTGCTGGAGCACGTGAAAACTTCTTCATGAAGCTTTCATCCATTAAGAAACATTCCGCGAGGCTCTTGAGATGAAGGTCTTCCAGGGCACGGAGTGCTTTGCCCAGGGTCCGCTGCAATTCCTCTCGCTGTGCGGATGAAAGATTAACAAAGTCTTCTTCGTTGATACTGCCCGGTTCCGCTTCCTCGATCTGATTGACGATGATTTGTAGATTGCCGTTGTAGATTTGCGAGCTTCCTTGCACCTGCACATAGTCACCGTTGTCAAATGCAAGGTACACGCTGTTGCTGGCATTCCACATCAT includes the following:
- a CDS encoding HD domain-containing protein — its product is MARRYLKELGDREDIDDVFIASEKQLRPNRNGNLYLQLRLSDRSGSVNAMMWNASNSVYLAFDNGDYVQVQGSSQIYNGNLQIIVNQIEEAEPGSINEEDFVNLSSAQREELQRTLGKALRALEDLHLKSLAECFLMDESFMKKFSRAPAGIKHHHAYPGGLLEHVVHLIRVVESVCPHYPQVDHDLLVMGTFLHDIGKIDELTYDKALGYSDEGQMVGHLVQGVTILDRKLQEVSELSGEEFPAGLAMQLKHMIVSHHGKLEYGSPKVPMTMEALVLHYLDDLDAKVHNFDQLMRDDPNEGSAWTTYHPHLGRKLFKAP